A single genomic interval of Anopheles marshallii chromosome 2, idAnoMarsDA_429_01, whole genome shotgun sequence harbors:
- the LOC128708642 gene encoding uncharacterized protein LOC128708642, with product MRLLLIFTVALCSVLVAVFGCDVPLVHYKTMQCTPVGSRPDGCPERYDCPSITAHDNSKCYYNGKTYDIDQTVPDAEVSQFCSAQCYCRSANPVAKFRCVHVDCAEFFQRFDYDNCLRQYTRQRCCSTGTVCGQERDKLATCELEDEIYKEGQRMRFKDNKCRTCICSADFNRNATDTDPNCFDMNCGFELFSEKQVYGGGIPVYKQDVCCPWEWRMPKPADSVVKGSGKPATDPKLQCKYGSLTLDVGDSLDLPQKTEHGQKMSCSCQVPPLMHCTLG from the exons ATGcgcttgttgttgattttcacCGTAGCGCTATGCAGCG TGCTGGTGGCGGTGTTTGGATGCGATGTGCCGCTAGTGCACTATAAAACCATGCAATGTACACCGGTTGGAAGTCGTCCCGATGGGTGTCCGGAGAGGTACGATTGTCCGTCGATAACGGCACACGACAACAGTAAATGTTACTACAACGGCAAGACGTACGACATTGACCAGACCGTACCGGACGCGGAGGTTTCACAGTTTTGCTCCGCGCAGTGTTACTGCCGATC GGCTAATCCGGTGGCAAAATTCCGCTGCGTGCATGTGGACTGTGCGGAGTTTTTCCAGCGGTTCGATTACGACAACTGTCTGCGGCAGTACACCCGGCAAAGGTGCTGTTCGACTGGTACGGTGTGTGGCCAGGAGCGGGATAAGCTGGCGACGTGTGAGCTGGAGGATGAGATCTACAAGGAAGGCCAACGTATGCGCTTCAAGGATAACAAGTGCCGTACCTGCATTTGTTCTGCCGACTTTAACCGGAACGCAACCGATACCGATCCGAACTGTTTCGATATGAACTGTGGGTTCGAGCTGTTCAGCGAGAAGCAAGTGTATGGTGGTGGGATTCCTGTGTACAAGCAAGACGTGTGCTGTCCTTGGGAGTGGCGTATGC CAAAACCTGCGGACAGTGTCGTGAAGGGTAGTGGCAAACCGGCGACGGACCCAAAGCTGCAATGCAAGTACGGCAGTCTTACACTCGATGTGGGCGATTCGTTGGACCTGCCGCAGAAAACGGAACACGGACAGAAGATGTCCTGTAGCTGCCAGGTCCCACCACTGATGCACTGTACGCTGGGCTAA
- the LOC128718541 gene encoding uncharacterized protein LOC128718541 has translation MSCEAEMDMSPRSEHDFPTLWIYLTVIIVGGTYVLAGCPVPTKHYTTIGCEPSDELNLQGCPRWFNCSALEHRASDKCYLYGKTYELHANVPDEKVKSSCLALCTCQMNSRRGVAEFHCAHIDCPEFLSPHRAGCVRQYRTNDCCSSRQACGDKRTNLPKCTIGSVTYYEGERMQFPNDPCLTCICTEHFNASDPLSQAKCYTNECAFELISPSVLGNDSAPVYYGTRCCPWEWRPPKSADRINRATDIMSSDWDGVTNDHRCTYGNLTLRVGESLVPDVTSVGIYECFCAIPPMVHCILTSVG, from the exons ATGTCGTGCGAAGCTG AAATGGACATGTCTCCTCGTTCGGAGCACGATTTCCCAACCCTCTGGATCTATCTCACCGTAATTATTGTGGGAG GTACGTACGTCCTGGCTGGCTGTCCAGTACCGACGAAACACTACACCACAATTGGTTGTGAACCAAGCGACGAGCTTAACCTCCAGGGATGCCCTCGTTG GTTCAACTGCTCGGCGCTGGAGCATCGCGCTAGTGATAAGTGTTATCTGTACGGAAAAACGTACGAACTGCATGCGAACGTACCGGACGAGAAGGTGAAATCGTCCTGTTTGGCACTGTGTACATGTCAAAT GAATTCGCGACGAGGAGTAGCCGAATTCCACTGTGCCCATATCGATTGCCCAGAATTCTTATCACCGCATCGGGCCGGCTGTGTGCGTCAGTACCGCACAAATGATTGCTGCTCGTCGAGACAAGCATGCGGTGACAAACGGACGAACCTGCCAAAGTGTACGATCGGCAGTGTGACCTACTACGAAGGGGAACGAATGCAATTCCCGAACGATCCGTGTCTCACCTGCATCTGCACAGAACACTTCAACGCGAGTGATCCTCTGTCGCAGGCGAAGTGTTATACGAACGAGTGTGCGTTTGAATTAATATCGCCCTCGGTGTTGGGAAACGATAGTGCACCGGTGTATTACGGAACTCGCTGCTGCCCATGGGAGTGGAGGCCGC CAAAATCTGCGGATCGTATCAACAGAGCAACGGATATAATGTCCAGCGATTGGGATGGGGTAACGAATGATCACAGATGCACCTACGGCAACTTAACGTTACGCGTAGGTGAATCATTAGTTCCGGATGTAACGTCTGTTGGCATTTACGAATGTTTCTGTGCCATACCGCCAATGGTGCACTGCATCCTaactagtgttgggtaa
- the LOC128718542 gene encoding uncharacterized protein LOC128718542 has protein sequence MQSNDETSVPVTELTSMCQTKQDVDQTKDAHYSGDPFVFPPFSYHDSRNPERNVMKTVPNVCHRGTRNHRGNNVHFSMGVYENETSPKAHCYTPYGRMRPYFIPHRTRTKSESSDPSNLQHSTNSATSTIVSSAGVSSILMETCEPTAAMMDVSINAPGHGAARYWNPVVVLKKARSLENVRVDNSLEGSQHSHEMEFVSSRIQKLMVQE, from the exons ATGCAA TCTAACGACGAAACTAGTGTACCGGTAACAGAACTTACATCGATGTGCCAAACGAAACAGGACGTAGATCAAACCAAAGATGCACATTATTCGGGAGACCCTTTTGTGTTCCCTCCCTTTTCATACCACGATTCGCGCAATCCAGAACGCAATGTTATGAAAACGGTACCCAACGTTTGTCATCGTGGCACGCGTAATCATCGTGGCAATAATGTACACTTTTCTATGGGAGTGTACGAAAATGAG ACATCGCCTAAAGCTCACTGCTACACACCGTACGGGCGTATGCGCCCATACTTTATACCGCATAGAACTCGCACGAAGAGTGAAAGTTCCGACCCATCGAACTTGCAGCA CAGTACTAACTCAGCCACATCCACTATCGTATCTAGTGCGGGTGTGTCATCCATACTGATGGAAACCTGTGAACCTACGGCGGCAATGATGGATGTATCGATAAATGCACCGGGACACGGTGCAGCTAGGTATTGGAATCCGGTAGTGGTATTGAAAAAAGCACGCTCACTGGAGAATGTACGGGTAGACAACTCGCTCGAGGGTTCACAACATTCACACGAGATGGAGTTCGTATCTAGTCGCATACAGAAGCTAATGGTGCAGGAGTAG
- the LOC128718540 gene encoding gastrula zinc finger protein XlCGF71.1-like translates to MQQNLKQHMLVHTGEKKHACPLCQKVFAQKGNLTYHMLQHSGNCPYRCDQCEKAFKDPTSLRSHKLIHTDERKHQCDVCNEKFKHKRSLVVHMMTHTQDKRYTCTECKRSFITSWTLKKHMRTHTGERPYKCTDCSKCFKASHNLTLHKLSHTKERRFQCDICASWFSYKHVLKTHMNVHLKAEKMRRKQDIKQEREKSNGRIIKS, encoded by the exons ATGcagcaaaatttaaaacagCACATGCTTGTGCATACGGGTGAAAAGAAGCATGCGTGTCCGCTGTGCCAGAAAGTGTTTGCCCAAAAGGGCAATTTAACATATCACATGCTCCAACACTCGGGCAATTGTCCGTATCGTTGTGATCAGTGCGAGAAAGCGTTCAAGGATCCAACGTCCTTACGATCGCACAAG CTTATTCATACGGATGAACGCAAGCATCAATGCGATGTTTGCAACGAAAAGTTCAAACATAAACGTTCGCTGGTCGTCCATATGATGACGCACACACAGGACAAACGATATACTTGCACCGAATGTAAAAGGTCCTTTATCACCAG CTGGACATTGAAAAAACACATGCGAACGCACACCGGCGAAAGACCGTACAAGTGTACGGATTGtagcaaatgttttaaagCGTCGCACAACTTAACCTTGCACAAGCTTTCCCACACCAAGGAACGCCGGTTCCAATGTGATATTTGTGCGAGTTGGTTCAGCTATAAGCATGTGCTCAAGACGCACATGAACGTTCATTTGAAAGCTGAAAAGATGCGTCGGAAGCAGGATATAAAACAGGAACGAGAGAAAAGCAACggaagaataataaaatcataa
- the LOC128708244 gene encoding otogelin-like: MWNGIVSGLVVVAIAALCHGACEEPCPVPPKHYSELGCKPIVEEGQCCPKRYECPELTDRDGNKCYFNGKIYPAGGKLAPADQEMNSCSPACFCSNNTAPATFQCASIDCFEFLDAGADDCIHQYTQYGCCASNTVCGKEKLQKLAQCYLDDKLYYEGQRMYPADEPCHSCLCKAGFDNSTLVDNPHCHEIQCGLELHAGNRIAMGCIPIYFGNHRCCPISWKCPTDNDEAIVDGRTEQNDVQEPNMQCKFGKLTLNKGDGITSDNKCVDCKCTVPPLAHCIQRADC, translated from the exons ATGTGGAACGGTATTGTCAGTGGTTTGGTTGTGGTCGCGATCGCAGCTTTGTGTCATG GTGCGTGCGAAGAACCATGTCCAGTACCGCCAAAACACTACAGCGAGCTTGGTTGCAAACCCATCGTCGAGGAAGGTCAGTGTTGCCCGAAAAG GTACGAATGTCCGGAGTTGACAGATCGTGACGGAAACAAATGTTACTTCAATGGAAAAATTTATCCCGCTGGTGGTAAGCTGGCGCCGGCAGATCAGGAAATGAATTCTTGCTCACCCGCCTGCTTTTGCTCGAA CAACACCGCACCGGCCACATTCCAGTGTGCCAGCATAGATTGTTTCGAGTTTTTGGATGCGGGTGCGGACGATTGCATTCACCAGTACACGCAGTATGGATGCTGTGCGTCGAACACCGTGTGCGGGAAGGAGAAGCTTCAAAAGCTTGCGCAGTGCTATCTGGACGACAAGCTGTATTACGAAGGCCAGCGCATGTACCCGGCGGATGAACCGTGCCATTCTTGCCTCTGCAAAGCCGGCTTCGATAACAGCACCCTGGTGGACAATCCACACTGCCACGAGATACAGTGCGGACTGGAACTGCACGCTGGCAATCGGATCGCGATGGGTTGCATACCGATCTACTTCGGAAATCATCGATGCTGTCCAATCTCGTGGAAGTGCC CGACCGACAATGATGAGGCGATCGTCGACGGGCGTACGGAACAAAACGATGTGCAGGAACCGAACATGCAGTGTAAGTTCGGTAAGCTGACGCTCAACAAGGGTGATGGCATTACCAGCGACAACAAGTGTGTCGATTGCAAATGCACGGTGCCACCGTTGGCTCATTGCATTCAGCGTGCAGATTGTTAG